A section of the Telopea speciosissima isolate NSW1024214 ecotype Mountain lineage chromosome 3, Tspe_v1, whole genome shotgun sequence genome encodes:
- the LOC122655271 gene encoding uncharacterized protein LOC122655271, whose product MAIPSSYLSSIPILTGIPIEKWVEDLELHLGLLDLDLALREPKPSPLTDSSTTEEKAKFEKWDNANRKCILVVKKAVPETIRGNVEVKDTAVEFLNAIKARFELNTKAESSDLMSKLMNPHYDGGC is encoded by the coding sequence ATGGCTATTCCTTCCAGTTATTTGTCCTCTATCCCAATTCTCACTGGGATACCTATCGAGAAATGGGTGGAAGATTTGGAGCTGCATTTGGGTCTTCTAGACTTAGACTTGGCACTAAGGGAGCCTAAACCTAGCCCTCTCACTGATAGTAGTACCACTGAGGAAAAGGCCAAGTTTGAGAAATGGGATAATGCAAACAGAAAGTGCATTTTAGTTGTGAAAAAGGCAGTTCCTGAGACTATACGTGGGAATGTAGAAGTCAAAGATACTGCTGTAGAGTTCCTGAATGCTATAAAGGCTAGGTTTGAACTTAACACAAAAGCTGAATCAAGTGACTTGATGAGTAAACTTATGAATCCTCATTATGATGGAGGGTGTTAG
- the LOC122655272 gene encoding probable E3 ubiquitin-protein ligase RNF217 — MGNTQAQQTSTDSSSSKTPDQKEEEEESRITCEICIEPIPGNKKFKNKKRCAHSFCTDCIAKYIEAKMEEDASEVKCPGLHCEKPLDPISCRSILPQRQFERWCDVLCETAVLKWERVYCPYQDCSALILNECGERNVKKTKCPNCKKLLCYLCKIPWHEGVDCERTVEMRERNEILFAELAQRRKWTRCPICKHCVELVSGCPVVRCRFASFSTSSFRLIGPYFVLNHKSVDWKQAKVADFVVQGMFLTIDALALEWYCRTESINHLIMDRPFATEV, encoded by the exons ATGGGAAACACACAGGCCCAACAAACCTCTAcagactcttcttcttctaagacTCCCGatcagaaagaagaagaggaggaatcaAGAATTACTTGTGAAATTTGTATAGAGCCCATTCCAGGAAACAAGAAattcaagaacaagaagaggtGTGCCCATTCATTTTGCACAGATTGTATTGCAAAATACATAGAagcaaagatggaagaagatgCTTCAGAAGTGAAATGCCCAGGTTTACACTGTGAGAAGCCATTGGATCCTATTTCATGTCGTTCAATCCTTCCCCAGAGACAGTTCGAGAGGTGGTGTGATGTGCTATGTGAGACCGCAGTTCTAAAGTGGGAGAGGGTGTATTGTCCATACCAGGATTGCTCAGCTTTAATCTTGAATGAGTGTGGGGAACGTAATGTTAAGAAAACTAAATGCCCTAATTGCAAGAAACTCTTGTGTTATCTGTGCAAAATTCCATGGCATGAAGGTGTTGATTGTGAAAGAACAGtggagatgagagaaaggaatgaAATTCTGTTCGCTGAGCTTGCACAGAGGAGGAAATGGACTAGATGCCCTATCTGCAAACATTGTGTGGAGCTTGTTTCTGGTTGCCCAGTAGTTCGATGCAGGTTTGCTTCTTTTTCAACTTCATCATTTCGTTTAAttg GGCCATATTTTGTATTGAATCATAAGTCAGTAGATTGGAAGCAGGCTAAAGTTGCTGATTTTGTCGTTCAAGGGATGTTTCTAACAATAGATGCCCTCGCTCTTGAGTGGTACTGTCGTACAGAGTCCATCAATCATCTCATTATGGATAGGCCGTTTGCAACTGAAGTATGA
- the LOC122655273 gene encoding probable leucine-rich repeat receptor-like protein kinase At1g35710: MLNLKWVFKFAFFFQFSVLFPETLTQTVAQTPVCSETDTAVLLGFKGKILKDTTEILSSWIGKDCCGGDWEGIQCNPTGRVIGLELQRPADRESGMYMKGTLYPSLGNLQFLETLVISGMKQIGGPIPESFSKLTHLTQLVLEDNSFEGSIPPSLGQLPLLKTLSLSGNHLKGQIRPSLGNLRNLIQMNFGKNFLTGPIPPTFKNLNSLLYLDLSYNLLSGLIPDFFGQFHNLTSIDLSNNKLSGQIPSSLCNLPNLMDLSLSHNQLTGRIPDQFGNIKSLTTLTLSDNQLTGQIPVSVSRLQKLWQLNLSRNGFSDPSPRILPNGIPSLLSIDLSYNKLHLANVPDWIRNKPLTDVHLAGCNLKGLLPNFPMPESLASVDLSDNFFTGGISNFFTNMSNLRKIKLSNNQLKSDVSLFFAFIPLKN, translated from the coding sequence ATGCTGAATCTGAAATGGGTTTTCAAGTTTGCCTTCTTTTTTCAATTCTCTGTTTTATTCCCAGAAACCCTGACTCAAACAGTTGCACAAACCCCAGTTTGTTCAGAGACAGACACAGCTGTACTACTTGGATTCAAAGGCAAGATTTTGAAGGACACAacagagattctctcttcatggATTGGTAAAGATTGTTGTGGAGGAGATTGGGAGGGCATTCAGTGTAACCCTACAGGGAGGGTGATTGGTTTGGAGTTGCAGAGACCTGCTGACAGAGAGAGTGGTATGTACATGAAGGGCACCTTGTACCCTTCTCTGGGTAATCTCCAGTTCTTGGAGACACTGGTGATAAGTGGGATGAAACAGATTGGAGGTCCTATTCCAGAGAGCTTCTCAAAGTTAACCCACCTCACCCAACTTGTCCTTGAAGATAACAGCTTTGAAGGATCCATTCCTCCAAGTCTAGGTCAACTGCCCTTACTGAAGACACTCTCCCTGAGTGGGAACCATTTGAAGGGACAGATTCGTCCAAGTCTTGGGAACCTCAGAAACCTCATCCAGATGAATTTTGGTAAGAACTTCCTGACAGGCCCAATCCCACCCACCTTCAAAAACCTCAATAGTTTGCTGTACCTTGATCTTAGCTACAACCTTCTATCTGGGCTGATTCCAGATTTTTTTGGACAGTTTCATAATCTAACCTCTATTGACCTTTCAAATAACAAGCTCTCAGGCCAGATACCCAGTTCCCTTTGTAACTTGCCCAATCTCATGGACCTTTCTCTGAGCCATAACCAGCTCACCGGTAGAATCCCAGATCAGTTTGGGAACATTAAATCTCTTACAACCCTTACTCTGAGTGATAATCAGCTCACTGGTCAAATCCCAGTTTCAGTTTCAAGGCTACAGAAACTTTGGCAACTTAACCTGTCAAGAAATGGGTTTTCAGATCCCTCACCAAGAATCCTTCCAAATGGCATCCCATCTCTACTGTCAATAGACTTATCCTACAACAAACTCCATTTAGCAAATGTTCCTGACTGGATTAGAAATAAACCCCTCACAGATGTGCACCTTGCTGGTTGTAACCTCAAAGGCCTCTTACCAAACTTTCCAATGCCAGAATCTTTGGCATCAGTTGACCTCTCTGATAACTTTTTCACAGGTGGGATTTCCAATTTTTTCACAAACATGTCAAATCTGCGAAAGATCAAGCTCTCAAACAACCAGCTTAAGTCTGATGTGTCCCTTTTCTTTGCATTTATCCCCCTAAAAAACTAA